One window of Saimiri boliviensis isolate mSaiBol1 chromosome 4, mSaiBol1.pri, whole genome shotgun sequence genomic DNA carries:
- the TMEM217 gene encoding transmembrane protein 217, with protein MKQQRWCGMTAKMGSVLSGVFTILAVDMYLIFEQKYLGNGNCTEIAPKYKGSSDIINNFITCWSWKIVLFLSFITIFISCFLLYSVYAQIFRGLVIYIVWIFFYEAVNVAIQILTNIDLSIEEVRVMRWFGLVCRTLLHCFWMFFVITYAHITYKNQSQGSIISYKRRISMVESMHNRNKRLSGFTGLGGLHLESQHFGRPRWVDHLKSEV; from the coding sequence ATGAAACAGCAGCGGTGGTGTGGAATGACTGCCAAAATGGGCTCTGTGTTGTCAGGGGTCTTCACCATCCTGGCCGTAGACATGTATCTCATCTTTGAGCAGAAGTACCTAGGGAATGGCAATTGCACTGAGATCGCACCAAAGTACAAGGGTTCAAGTGACATCATCAATAACTTCATCACCTGCTGGAGTTGGAAAATCGTCCTCTTCCTATCTTTTATCACCATCTTCATCAGCTGCTTCCTCCTGTACTCAGTGTATGCCCAGATCTTCAGGGGCCTGGTCATCTACATtgtctggatttttttctatgaagCTGTAAACGTCGCAATACAAATCCTCACTAACATCGACCTCAGCATTGAAGAGGTCAGAGTCATGCGCTGGTTTGGCTTGGTGTGTCGTACACTCCTGCACTGTTTCTGGATGTTCTTCGTCATCACCTATGCCCACATAACCTACAAAAACCAGAGCCAGGGAAGTATAATTTCATACAAGAGACGAATTTCTATGGTGGAGTCTATgcacaacagaaataaaagattatCAGGTTTTACTGGGCTTGGGGGcttacacctggaatcccagcactttgggaggccgaggtgggtggatcacctgaagtcagaggtttaa